The following are from one region of the Dreissena polymorpha isolate Duluth1 chromosome 2, UMN_Dpol_1.0, whole genome shotgun sequence genome:
- the LOC127870191 gene encoding arginine/serine-rich protein PNISR-like — translation SSSSSSSSSSSSSSSGSSSSSSSSSSRSSSSSSSGSSEDPSREETHRTRNLYASENLVSNTQGRQQEEDDHDPLLDLLPPLEDDTPAHAEPAPQVQTAPGDDEKRRPRIAWPKTTDRRAWQELDRDVSAILETTLQGPADRKIRAMTGLIYTVSKERFGLAEKNTEKPAPIISRRQRLIKQTRKELTSVKRQYRKAKEEEKAEQTRQRKRKREKQRARFIQNPYQFSKDILDNERSGTLESSMEDIEQHLRNVHSDPSREVPLGDCSRLEPEDPPETPLDTKEPSLSEVQHVVKKARTGSAPGPNGIPYRVYKMCPGILRKLWTLLRVIWRKGKIPDCWKRAEGIFAPKEKDSKDIGQFRTISLLNVEGKIFFAVLAKRLTTFLTDNNYVDTSIQKGGVPGFSGCVEHTSVLSQVIREARGNHDDLTVVWLDLDNAYGSIPHKLIEKALEQYHVPDHVCNLVKDYYRGIKLRFAVGDKTTAWQSLEKGIATGCTISVVLFVMGMNLIINAAKRERHVVQKQHQESTYLQLRDSWMTSL, via the exons agtagtagtagtagtagtagtagtagtagtagtagtagtagtagtggtagtagtagtagt agtagtagtagtagtagtcgtagtagtagtagtagtagtagtggtagtagt GAGGATCCAAGTCGGGAAGAAACCCATAGAACTAGAAACCTCTACGCTTCTGAGAATCTGGTTTCAAACACCCAGGGCAGGCAGCAGGAAGAGGACGATCATGACCCTCTTCTTGATCTGCTTCCCCCACTGGAGGATGACACTCCAGCACATGCAGAACCAGCACCACAAGTACAAACAGCTCCGGGAGATGATGAGAAGAGGCGCCCGCGAATAGCATGGCCCAAGACGACAGACCGGCGGGCGTGGCAGGAGCTAGATCGAGACGTCTCCGCTATACTGGAAACAACCCTCCAGGGTCCAGCTGACCGAAAGATAAGAGCAATGACGGGCCTCATCTATACTGTAAGCAAAGAGAGGTTTGGCTTGGCTGAGAAGAATACAGAGAAGCCAGCCCCAATCATCAGCAGAAGACAGAGGCTAATCAAACAGACCAGAAAGGAGCTTACAAGTGTAAAGAGGCAGTATAGAAAAGCCAAGGAAGAAGAGAAA GCTGAGCAAACAAGACAGAGGAAAAGGAAGAGGGAGAAACAGAGAGCTAGATTCATCCAGAATCCATACCAGTTCTCCAAAGACATCCTTGACAACGAACGATCAGGAACATTAGAGAGCAGTATGGAGGACATAGAACAGCACTTACGCAATGTCCACAGTGATCCTTCACGGGAGGTTCCACTGGGTGACTGTTCAAGGCTAGAACCAGAAGACCCACCAGAAACTCCTTTGGACACAAAGGAGCCATCATTGTCTGAGGTACAGCACGTAGTGAAGAAAGCGAGGACAGGCTCAGCCCCAGGCCCGAATGGCATTCCTTATCGTGTCTATAAGATGTGCCCTGGCATTCTTCGGAAACTATGGACCCTACTTAGAGTTATTTGGAGAAAGGGCAAAATCCCGGATTGCTGGAAGAGAGCGGAGGGAATATTCGCCCCAAAGGAGAAGGACTCGAAGGATATTGGTCAGTTCCGGACCATTTCTCTGCTCAACGTAGAGGGGAAGATATTCTTTGCAGTCCTAGCCAAGCGACTGACAACGTTCCTTACTGACAACAACTACGTTGATACGTCAATTCAGAAGGGTGGAGTTCCCGGATTTTCAGGCTGCGTCGAGCATACCAGTGTTCTCAGCCAAGTGATCAGGGAGGCACGAGGGAACCATGATGACCTGACTGTAGTGTGGCTAGACCTTGACAACGCTTATGGATCAATACCCCACAAGTTGATTGAGAAGGCACTTGAGCAGTATCATGTACCAGACCACGTTTGTAACCTGGTAAAAGACTACTACAGAGGCATTAAGCTACGCTTTGCTGTGGGAGACAAGACAACAGCATGGCAAAGCTTGGAGAAAGGCATTGCCACAGGATGCACAATCTCTGTGGTCCTGTTTGTGATGGGTATGAACCTCATCATCAATGCGGCGAAGAGAGAGAGACACGTGGTCCAAAAGCAGCATCAGGAATCTACTTACCTCCAGTTAAGGGATTCATGGATGACCTCACTCTGA
- the LOC127869389 gene encoding uncharacterized protein LOC127869389 isoform X2, whose amino-acid sequence MFFSFPIAASPQCILTQARQISKAVRHTTSCQVTDTDLNDYIQTLTSLLSDPAYLAIDPDATTARNKLIDLQNNQPFITPEQLIEHLKDAQQTLLKLQRSGETLTQEQQGLSEKIDKSLEDITAHLKTCLKSLDQNAKEAAERVLQERQNALQAIDTKQQASLQNIDEKEKEAEKRVSQTGDRTLQKIETTKQASLQKIDEKGKEFEKSISQKGDKTVQEVETTKQASLKNIDEKGKEAEKRISQQGDNTLQLLDTMKHASLKNMDEKGKEAEKSISQKGEKTLLEIETKQQSILQNIDEKGKYAEKNVSQEGEKHFKR is encoded by the exons ATGTTCTTCTCCTTCCCCATAGCAGCATCGCCGCAATGCATTTTGACCCAG GCTCGTCAGATCAGTAAAGCAGTACGTCACACAACCAGTTGTCAGGTTACAGACACAGATCTAAATGATTATATCCAGACACTCACGTCACTGCTCTCCGACCCAGCGTACCTTGCAATTGACCCAGACGCGACAACAGCTAGAAATAAACTCATAGAT TTACAGAATAATCAGCCATTCATAACCCCGGAACAACTGATTGAACATCTCAAAGACGCACAACAAACGCTACTTAAACTGCAGAGATCAGGAGAAACACTTACACAAGAACAACAAGGACTCTCAGAAAAAATAGATAAGAGTCTAGAAGATATTACAGCCCATTTAAAAACGTGTCTTAAAAGTTTAGACCAAAATGCGAAAGAAGCTGCGGAACGTGTTTTACAAGAAAGACAAAACGCACTTCAAGCGATAGACACTAAGCAGCAAGCCAGTCTTCAAAATATAGATGAAAAGGAAAAAGAAGCTGAAAAGCGCGTGTCTCAAACAGGCGACCGAACACTTCAAAAGATAGAGACTACGAAGCAAGCCAgtcttcaaaaaatagatgaaaaGGGAAAAGAATTCGAAAAGAGTATTTCACAAAAAGGCGACAAAACAGTTCAAGAGGTAGAGACTACGAAGCAAGCAAGTCTTAAGAATATAGATGAAAAGGGGAAAGAAGCCGAAAAGCGCATTTCACAACAAGGCGATAATACACTTCAATTGTTAGATACTATGAAACATGCCAGTCTTAAAAACATGGATGAAAAGGGAAAAGAAGCTGAAAAGAGCATTTCACAAAAAGGCGAAAAAACACTTCTAGAGATAGAGACTAAGCAGCAATCTATTCTTCAAAATATAGATGAAAAGGGCAAATATGCTGAAAAGAACGTTTCACAAGAAGGCGAAAAACACTTCAAGAGATAG
- the LOC127869389 gene encoding uncharacterized protein LOC127869389 isoform X1, translated as MENKEQASLQKIDDKGKETEKRILREGENVVGIIESKKQNTLEILYEKYKVIKEDTNQYNQEVKEFRQKLIQHYNIKLKSMPLSRLNHSNDSTTLEEMYATPILYRTDKNKWRSHGQYEQEGRTIIHSYKDMFGATCKNGVRIFVQGEAGSGKTTFVAKLVLDWCKGFQSTIKTNEAETDLEDLETLQMFPFVFLVTLRDSIGEREIPKMIKQQVTDIIYSDFKREKAYALVQQIMEKEICLVVQDGLDEWNDVQIKLGQPLMLSSHTSCFVLTTTRPWKMADESIKDSDVGDLIMLEGVQDPYKLCAKVIGKYKDGDITSHLCDFESYLRSSNVNNDMMLKPMLLNLFVLAWIEDNPLKGSSCEIYSVLLDTLLIKTGKVGTGKQDNGYQWPPVKCFARTRYLKPNIEIINTLSLLAFRQLFSLVKEFRIVFVDKDMKKYKISKDIKIFALRCGILVERKCPTLTYASSTFSFVHKSVQEFLAAYFIACSQHAIDVFIPWLIEKGHYNIDDMFNIFKFLCGLNIEAANKLSCLLDGLEGTWYLMKFQKTLMDGCREALANDVDETKIKLKLSSIKYWHQFYYVDYIPFNCVVNENLSSIRSLTIIDSCLKSGELYLHSQYIKDVLISSAHCLENLQLTFTVDCAAIRHIDWYKNSANFRITDNFKTLKTIRIYCIIFSLSKLLFPDDATIEMPSDIEMIFPGSNSHATGIKDIIVPCTIEEITLQNVTISSTWLRHLLMKLASFDHAVTCRLRGCTITTSSAFSDKACNDNHTSDGDSCESNSIQRDRNNLTFVCSPDCEGLYEALTGLKIKNLKLFRISRYDLFANILHTIAELESLKIAFFTFINDSEPLDFNFNACNKKTIEFIALSPVELRNLLGKFSECDHPLEFRLHCGVDEDRLREYDDIMRDLHLLQFPGVTLNSCSLCEECFCCEYDDYGDCDNSIHDSQFKFHNAFYIRIELQCKGN; from the exons ATGGAAAATAAAGAGCAGGCCAgtcttcaaaaaatagatgacaAAGGAAAAGAAACTGAAAAGCGCATTTTACGAGAAGGCGAAAACGTGGTAGGGATAATTGAGTCCAAGAAGCAGAACACCCTTGAAATTCTATATGAGAAGTATAAAGTAATCAAGGAAGACACAAATCAATATAATCAAGAAGTGAAAG AATTTCGTCAAAAGTTGATTCAACATTATAACATAAAACTCAAGAGCATGCCATTATCTCGATTAAACCATAGTAATGACAGCACGACTTTAGAAGAGATGTATGCTACACCTATACTCTACAGAACAGACAAGAATAAGTGGCGGTCTCATGGACAATATGAACAAGAAGGAAGAACCATTATTCATTCTTACAAAGACATGTTTGGTGCAACTTGCAAAAATGGTGTACGTATATTCGTACAAGGCGAAGCAGGTTCTGGTAAAACAACGTTTGTAGCAAAGTTAGTGTTAGACTGGTGCAAAGGGTTTCAATCAACAATTAAAACTAATGAAGCGGAAACTGATTTGGAGGACCTTGAAACGTTACAGATGTTTCCATTTGTCTTTCTTGTCACGTTGAGAGATTCTATTGGTGAACGTGAAATACCTAAGATGATTAAGCAACAAGTTACAGACATAATATATTCTGACTTTAAGCGGGAAAAAGCCTACGCACTCGTACAACAAATCATGGAAAAGGAAATATGCCTTGTGGTGCAAGACGGTCTTGATGAGTGGAATGATGTGCAAATCAAACTAGGACAACCGTTGATGCTTAGTAGTCATACTAGCTGTTTCGTATTAACTACAACGCGACCGTGGAAAATGGCTGACGAAAGCATCAAAGATTCAGACGTCGGTGATTTGATCATGTTGGAAGGCGTACAGGATCCATACAAGCTGTGCGCAAAGGTGATTGGGAAATACAAAGATGGTGATATAACCTCTCATCTTTGTGATTTCGAAAGTTACTTGCGATCTTCCAATGTCAACAATGATATGATGTTGAAGCCAATGTTGCTAAACCTCTTTGTGCTTGCATGGATCGAAGACAATCCTTTAAAAGGATCATCATGTGAAATATATAGCGTATTGCTCGACACCCTTCTTATAAAGACTGGAAAAGTTGGGACCGGAAAACAAGATAACGGTTACCAGTGGCCACCGGTCAAATGTTTCGCACGTACACGCTACTTAAAACCAAATATCGAAATTATTAATACACTTTCACTTCTCGCATTTCGGCAGTTATTTTCTCTCGTAAAAGAGTTTCGTATTGTATTTGTGGACAAAGACATGAAAAAGTATAAGATTTCCAAAGACATAAAGATATTTGCTCTTCGTTGCGGTATTCTAGTAGAAAGAAAATGTCCAACGTTAACGTATGCATCATCCACGTTTTCATTCGTACATAAAAGCGTGCAAGAATTTCTAGCTGCATATTTCATAGCATGCAGTCAACATGCCATTGATGTCTTCATCCCTTGGTTGATAGAAAAAGGACATTATAACATAGAcgatatgtttaatatttttaagtttcTGTGTGGGCTTAATATCGAAGCAGCAAATAAACTATCGTGCTTACTGGACGGACTAGAAGGAACATGGTATCTAATGAAATTCCAGAAAACTCTAATGGACGGATGTAGAGAAGCTCTGGCTAACGACGTTGATGAAACTAAGATTAAATTGAAACTCAGTTCGATAAAGTACTGGCATCAGTTTTATTATGTAGATTATATACCATTCAACTGCGTTGTAAACGAGAACCTATCAAGCATTCGGTCATTGACAATAATAGACAGTTGTTTGAAATCTGGTGAATTATATTTGCATTCACAATACATAAAAGACGTACTGATATCGTCAGCTCATTGTCTTGAGAATCTGCAGTTAACCTTCACCGTTGACTGCGCGGCCATCCGACATATTGATTGGTACAAAAACAGTGCTAACTTTAGAATTACAGATAACTTCAAGACATTAAAAACCATACGAATATATTGCATTATCTTTTCTTTATCGAAATTGTTGTTTCCCGATGATGCAACAATAGAGATGCCAAGCGATATAGAAATGATATTTCCTGGAAGCAATTCACATGCAACAGGAATTAAAGACATCATAGTTCCTTGCACTATCGAAGAAATTACATTACAAAATGTCACAATATCATCTACATGGCTGCGACACTTGTTGATGAAACTTGCCTCATTTGATCATGCAGTAACTTGCAGGCTTAGAGGCTGCACAATAACAACATCAAGTGCCTTTAGTGATAAAGCGTGCAACGATAATCACACTTCTGATGGGGACAGTTGCGAGTCGAACTCAATCCAACGTGATCGAAACAATTTAACGTTTGTATGCAGTCCAGACTGTGAGGGATTGTACGAGGCATTAACTGGGCTGAAAattaaaaatcttaaattgttccGTATTTCAAGGTACGATCTTTTTGCCAATATACTGCATACGATCGCGGAACTAGAATCGTTGAAGATAGCATTCTTCACGTTTATAAATGATAGCGAACCGTTGGATTTCAATTTTAATGCATGCAATAAAAAGACAATTGAGTTCATTGCTTTGTCACCGGTTGAGTTGCGGAATCTACTGGGAAAATTTTCCGAGTGTGATCACCCGCTTGAGTTCAGGCTGCATTGTGGTGTTGATGAGGATAGGCTTAGAGAGTATGACGACATTATGCGGGATCTCCATTTACTTCAATTCCCAGGAGTGACTTTGAATTCTTGCTCCTTATGCGAAGAGTGCTTTTGTTGTGAATATGATGATTATGGCGATTGTGATAACTCAATCCATGATAGTCAGTTTAAGTTTCACAATGCATTTTACATTAGAATAGAACTTCAGTGCAAAggtaattaa